Sequence from the Candidatus Edwardsbacteria bacterium RifOxyA12_full_54_48 genome:
AGAAGATGCAACCCAAACGCGCGGAGCTGAACAAGGCCGCCAAAGAAAAGTGGGAAGAATGGGAGATCCCGCGCGATTTGCCAGAGGCTAAAGCAGAGGTTCAAAAATTACTTAAAGAATGGTGGGAGCTTCGCCTGGTCCGGCAGAAGGAGATAGACGATTCCATTTCCCGCCATGCCGATACCGAATTGTTATTTGACCAGCCCTACGAGGACAACAAACGGGTGCGGATAACCGGGCCGTTTACAGTGGAAAGCCTTTCGCCCCACCGGATGCTGTCCCCGGAGATCCAGCGCACCGCCACCGAGGCCGCCGCGGAACGCGATTCTTCGTCCATCGGCTTTGAGCGGATGATACTTGAGAACCTTAAAACCGCCGGGGTGCAGAATACCGTCAAGAACGAGCGGATGAAATTCGACCGGCTGGATGTCATTTCCAGCCCTTACCTGCATGCCACGGGCGAGTATTCAGACAAGGAAGGTAAGTCACACCGGGTAGCGGTATTCATCGGGCCGGAGCACGGCACAGTAGGGCCGAACCATATCAAGGACGCCGCCAAGGAAGCGGTAAAGGGCCTGGGTCACGAGGTGTTGATAGTCTGCGGCTTTGCCTTTGACCCGCATGTCAACGAAGAGGCCAAACGCTACGGCAACCTTACCGTTCTGGTCACCCGGATGAACACCGACCTGACCATGGGCAGTGAAATGCTAAAAAAGACCGGGGGCGGCAACCTGTTCATGGTGTTTGGCGAGCCGGACATTCAACCGGTGGACCGCAAGACCGGCAAGATATTGCCAAACAAGGATGGCAAGATAGTTTTGGAGATCAAAGGGGTGGATGTCTATGACCCAACCACCGGCGAGGTGCGCGGCCACACCAACGACGATATCGCCTGCTGGTTCGTGGACACCAATTACAATGGGGAAAGCTTCTTTGTCCGTCAGGCCTACTTTACCGGGGCCGGGGATCCGTACGACAGGCTTAAAAAGGCCTTAAGGGCGGAGATAAACGAAAGCGCCTGGTCAACCCTGTATTCCACCAAAAGCCGCCCGTTTGACAAGCCGGAGACCGGGAAGATAGCGGTCAAGGTGATTAATCATTATGGGGACGAGGTGCTGAAGGTGTACGAGGTGGAATAAAAAAAGATTATGTCTAACAAAGAAAAATTGAACACTGTCTTATCGGGCGTTTCCGGCGAATACTTTGTGGCCGCCGAACTGTCTAAACGAGGATACATAGCTTCAATTACCTTAAGGAACACAAAAGGGGTTGACATCCTTTGCTCAAATGCCGAAGCCACGAAGACGGTTGGCATACAGGTTAAAACCAGCAGCGGGGCTAAAAGGAGTTGGATATTGAACCAAAAAGCGGAAAAATATTTCGCCGACAATTTATTTTATATTTTTGTTAATCTTTATAAGAATAAAAAACATCCGGATTATTTTATTGTGCCCAGTAAGGTAGTGTCCAAATATTGTAAAAAAGGTCATTCAAACTGGTTAAGAACACCCGGGAAGAGAGGGCAAAAACATAATGATACGCCTATGAGAAAATTTCATGATCCAGAGGAGGAATATTTAAACCGGTGGGAATTGTTAAATTTATAATTTTGGTATACGTTTCATTAAAAGGCCCTGCTTTCCTGCCGGAAAAAAGATAAAAAGCTTTTTCACAAATAAAATCGCCTCCCAACAGGTTTTGTCTACCTTTAAATACGGGAGGCGTAATATTATCAATGTTGTCAGTGTTTTGTTAATTACCGTTTGGCGTTATCCCTCTTTCAGTTTGCGATTATCGACGATATTCCAATGACAGCTTGATGGGCGGTTGAAAAAGTGATTTTAATTTATCCAGGAATGCCAGGTCAGAATCGGTCATTTTCTCTTTTGGTGTTGGTGCGGGAAGATCCAGTTTAAGCTGCCATTGAGTATTGAACCTACTTCTGTGCCTGCCGGTTTCCACCTCCTTTCGTTTGCATTTCTCTTTTGCTCTGTGGTTTACTGATGGTTTGTCGTTGGGGAAACAAAATTGCTTTATATGCACAATATATGCCTGTTGTATAAATTAATTTAACATAGACATATTGTGTGCAAATGAAAATGGCGATCTATATGTTGAAATGGTATATTTATTATTACGTTAGGTTAAATGCAGTTATTTAATGCTTGTGCAATATTTGCTTTAATAATGCAACACTGAATAGAAGAGGGAAAATGAATTTAGGATTTATTGCTTCACCCCAAAAAGGAATGTTCGAATATTTGACCATTTTAATGTCGTCTATCATAGCAATCGTTTCGCTGCTTGTAACACACTTCAATAACAAAAGGAATCTGAAGTTCCTAGAGGAAAAAGATAAACATGAGACGGAACAGAAAAGAATAATAGACGAAATGGAGATCAGCAAGGACAAGCGCTATCAGCAGAGGGCGTATAACCGTTTGTCGAGTGGTTTGTTAAAGCTGTATAACAGCTACATCAAACACCGATGTTTATATGCCGGCAACCAACGGCTGGATGTGGTGGAGATCAATGATACCTTTATTGAAGACATCGCTGCCTTCAAAACCGTTTACAATAAAGAAGTAGATATCATACCAGAATATGCCATCAGTTTGTTCGAATTAGTAGACACATTGAACAGATTCGTTTTGCTGAAAGATATTTTAGAAAAAGAACAGGATCTTGTTCAAAATAACGGTCATAAAAAACTTAAGGCCAAGCGGGCTGTGATGGACTCACTGTCGGCACTTCTTGATAAGGAATTTGTGGACATTCTCGACCAGATTTCAGATAAGGCGGATATATCTGAACCGTATAAAAGGTATCTTAAAGACAACAGCCCGGAAAGTTATGTAGCCAATAGCCTCAAAATTCAGCAAGAAATGATAAAAAGGATGGAGGATTCTTTTAGGAAGCAGACAAACAGCGATGTAGGGTAGTGTTCACTTGCCGGACTTACTTAAAGGTAAAAGCTAAAAACAAAATTTCTTTGTGCCCTCTGTGCATCTGCGGTTAACGCCCAAAACATGTAATAAACATTTCAGGAATAACATGGGCAACTTCTTCCATCTCATCCTCCTGGTGGGCGCGGCCACCGGCCAGGGCCAGCGATAACGTGGTAGGACAGATACACCGATACATGGGCTACGTGCAGGAAGAACTGGTGGAAGCAGGGCAGACGGTACAGGGCATAATCATAGCCTTGGAAGACGACCAGCGCATTAGCCGGGCGTTGTCGTTGGTGCCAAGCATAGTATTCTACCGTTACCAGGTGAGCGTTAAACTGATAAAGACCTGATTTGCTGGTTTTCTGACAGCTTGTCTTGTTTTGAATGCCAGTGGCATTAATGAGTCTGTCTCCCGACCATTTATTTACGAAGTATTTAACCAATTTCCAGCCCTAAGCCCATGTTCTGACGAAATGCTGCTGAAATAAATACTGGGAAAAACAAGCGAACAGGGAGCATGCAAAACCTCGGATGTTTAGATAAAGGCTATGGTGCTTGATGACCGGTAAAATCAAAGGTCCGGTTTCTGATTGTCCCCTGCGGTGTCAAGATAATCGGAGTTAAAGGGAACGTTATTTTCCTTCAGGTATGTTTTAATATTGTGAATAACAGTCCACCATAAAGCCGGTATTTAGAGATACCGGCTTTATGGTTTTGATATTTTTCATTGACATCCTTAGCCCAATGGTGCTAAAATGAAAACAGTGAAATTAACAACAAAGGACGAAATGCCCTATCTTTTAATCGCAATAATATGCAATTTAAAAATAAGCAGGCTGATCAAAGGCACTCCTGCCGATAAGCATTGGTTCTAACCGGTGCGTTTCCCGATATAGGGAAACGCACTTTTTAATTATAGCCGGAGAGACGATAAGCCATGAGAGAGACCCTTCAAGCCATCTATCAGATCCAAAAGCTGGACGACCTGATCAGAGACAACCAGGGCCGGTTGGACCAGATACCCAAGGATATAGCGGATATCCAGGAACGGCTCAAAGAATCGCGCTCCCGGCTGGACGAGGTGAACCGGCAGCAGGAAGATCTGGCCAGGCAAAAAAAGGCCCTGGAACAGGAGGTGGAACAGACCTCGTCCAATATCAAAAAACACCAGACCCAGCTGCTATCGGTAAAGACCAACAAGGAATATACCACCATGCTTCATGAGATTGAAGGAGAGAAAAAGAAGACCTCCGATATCGAGGAACAGATACTGACCATCATGGAGAGCCTGGAAAAGCTGGGCCTGCAGGAAACGGAGGAAAAGAATATCTTTAAGCTGGCCGAAGCCCAGAGTCAGGGAAAACAGCAGGAAATGGGCAAAGAAGCAGCCGGGTTGTCAGCGAGGGTGGAAGAGTTGAGGAAAAACAAGCAGGAGGCCCTGGCCGGTCTGCCCAAGGATATTCTGGCGATGTACGATAAGATCGGCAAAGCCCGCAACGGAACAGCGGTGGTGGCGGTAAAAAGCACCACCTGCGGAGGGTGTTTCGGAAATCTGCCGACCCAGCTGCTCAATCGTATCCGGGATATGGACAAGATAATAACCTGCGAGAACTGCGGCCGGATCCTGATCTGGCAGGACCCCAAACAACAATAATAATATTATTGAGGTGCGGTTATGACCAAGGACAAGGACCAGATATATTCCAAGCTCTCAACGGTACTGCGAAAGGTGGCATCCGGCCATCCTATGGAGGACATCTCCGAGTCCATGGGGTGCTCCAAGGACACCCTCAAGGAGGCTTTGGTGGCCCTGGCCGACAAGATCGAAACCGATTTCGGTTTTTCCAAGGTGACGCTGGCCATCGACGGCGCGGCCCGGGGCAATCCCGGCGAGGCCGGGGCCGGGGCGGCCCTGGTGGACAGCCACGGGAATGTTCTGGCCGAGCGCAGCCAATATCTGGGCAAGGCCACCAATAACGAAGCCGAATATCAGGCCCTGATCTTCGGGCTGAAGCTGGCCATCGAGCGGGGATTTTC
This genomic interval carries:
- a CDS encoding aspartate ammonia-lyase, with translation MSNKEKLNTVLSGVSGEYFVAAELSKRGYIASITLRNTKGVDILCSNAEATKTVGIQVKTSSGAKRSWILNQKAEKYFADNLFYIFVNLYKNKKHPDYFIVPSKVVSKYCKKGHSNWLRTPGKRGQKHNDTPMRKFHDPEEEYLNRWELLNL